A section of the Thermus antranikianii DSM 12462 genome encodes:
- a CDS encoding ABC transporter ATP-binding protein: MLLRLEGVGKRFGRDWVVRDLSFTLERGEVVALLGPNGSGKTTLLRLMAGLLKPTRGQVERAGRALFLPNPPAFHRHLTAREHLLYDLAFHRQGKEPEEALDRFGLPGDLPLYAFSSGMKKRLALARLTLLFPDIWLLDEPETALDKGGRDLLLATLAEARKKAGVVLATHDRTLAERVADRTLELGVA; the protein is encoded by the coding sequence ATGCTGCTTCGCCTAGAGGGGGTTGGCAAGCGCTTCGGCCGGGACTGGGTGGTCCGGGACCTTTCCTTTACTCTGGAGCGGGGGGAAGTGGTGGCCCTCTTGGGGCCCAACGGCTCGGGGAAGACCACCCTCTTGCGCCTCATGGCCGGGCTTCTTAAGCCCACCCGGGGGCAGGTGGAACGGGCAGGCAGGGCCCTTTTCCTGCCCAACCCTCCGGCCTTCCACCGCCACCTTACCGCCCGGGAGCACCTCCTTTACGACCTGGCCTTCCATCGCCAGGGCAAAGAACCTGAAGAGGCCCTGGATCGCTTTGGCCTGCCCGGGGACCTTCCCCTTTACGCCTTTTCCAGCGGCATGAAGAAGAGGCTCGCCTTGGCCCGGCTTACCCTTCTTTTCCCCGACATCTGGCTGTTGGACGAGCCCGAGACCGCCTTGGATAAAGGGGGAAGGGATCTCCTTCTTGCCACCTTGGCCGAGGCCCGGAAGAAGGCAGGGGTGGTGCTGGCCACCCACGACCGCACCCTGGCCGAGCGGGTGGCGGACCGCACCCTGGAGCTGGGGGTGGCATGA
- the ccdA gene encoding cytochrome c biogenesis protein CcdA, with translation MSVSLAAAFLAGVLSFLSPCVLPLVPTYLFYLGGERGRPLFNALFFVLGFGVVFFLLGLPFTLVGGLLFEHRQTLARVGGVILIFFGLYMLGLRPRWGVNLRYEGETGRPLGALLLGASLGLGWTPCIGPILGAILTLTAVGGGVELLLAYILGLAVPFLLVALFTDRLKGWLRRAGRLSHRVELLAGVVLLAVGILLLTGTYTALNAFFLRITPEWLQRYL, from the coding sequence CCCCTTGCGTCCTTCCCCTGGTGCCCACCTACCTCTTCTACCTGGGGGGAGAGCGGGGACGCCCCCTTTTCAACGCCCTTTTCTTTGTGCTCGGCTTCGGGGTGGTCTTTTTCCTTCTGGGTTTGCCCTTTACCCTGGTGGGCGGGCTTCTGTTTGAGCACCGTCAGACCCTGGCCCGGGTGGGGGGGGTTATCCTGATCTTCTTCGGCCTGTACATGTTGGGCCTGAGGCCCAGATGGGGGGTGAACCTCCGCTACGAGGGGGAGACGGGGCGCCCCCTGGGGGCCCTGCTCCTGGGGGCCAGCCTGGGCTTGGGCTGGACCCCCTGCATCGGGCCCATCCTGGGGGCCATCCTCACCCTGACGGCGGTGGGGGGTGGGGTGGAGCTTCTTTTGGCCTATATCCTGGGCCTGGCGGTGCCCTTTTTGCTGGTGGCCCTTTTCACCGATCGGCTTAAGGGGTGGCTGAGGCGGGCCGGGCGGCTTTCCCACCGGGTGGAGCTTTTGGCGGGGGTGGTGCTCCTGGCAGTGGGGATCCTGCTCCTTACGGGCACCTACACCGCCCTGAACGCCTTCTTCCTGCGGATCACCCCCGAGTGGTTGCAGAGGTACCTCTAG